A genomic segment from Cuculus canorus isolate bCucCan1 chromosome 18, bCucCan1.pri, whole genome shotgun sequence encodes:
- the UNC13D gene encoding protein unc-13 homolog D isoform X7: MDAAHETPTGTLPGKESPEMDLSHRFSKRELVLLYEEVLYTIRHRLGKPEHHHVADSQELYAYVQKAFGMDEEEHRVIMQQVKELESPVFCLKATVKEAKGILGKDVSGFSDPYCLLGIEARSQELAHPDHKKRMKAVVKDLIPEDQIHRTQVISQTLSPVWDETFILEFEDVEMASFHLDMWDSDVMESVRHKLGELTDLHGLKRIFKDARKDKGQDDFLGNVVLRLKDLHCWSDQWYLLEPRTETYPNRGQCHLQFLLTHKKRTTISSRTQPSYTVHRHLLQQLVSYEILQHQAGSITWDGELSRHASTVLYLHATQKDLSDFHQVMAQWLAYSKLYQSLEFNSNCLLHQITSIEYQWVQERLRPEQKAELAESFQSLLTYGVSLIRRFRIIFPLSVPRSTERLQSLLRVLVQMCKMKAFRELCTLSPDLPGMVSTALKSGTMEWFHMQKQHLKPMVKSMEENGRALSRLLVEVVGDLQQCQKIWNKFFLNTFKLNLFSIAFLELESLVAEHIQEQLHEIDSSMSKPTAESLFQLYMNLQELYRMKDFLPKREGPLALRNFHQWFKEAVPQWLQKAYTIALERTQRAIQMDQLTPFGEHNKHSTSTVDLSTCYAQIVKTWQQLSWPDPEEAFMIMVKLVEDMCKIALMYCRLIKERAEALSLSEQNEGEAANRLCIVVNNIKQLRLLILRLPLQLDWAQLEQRTEAVIDPQQIQHTLHNQLDSTVSCLDHEIRDVVQALATKVGPRHEEAGAEGKNPVPLCISPWQLEKGIARHIQELSSSSDTQEPEDSIIPLMKFLESELQYLNEHLVQENFNSLLALLWRHTLAVLSAAAGQLGSSTQHYKKLHYALKSLERCFHADGCGLPLETLHTAAFLSLETHLALCSSTSRKLIQKYFSNRIQQQLDTNSEKYGAVTIKALYRPSEQKLHVDVLNAVNLIPLDSNGSSDPFVQLTLEPRHEFPEVVARTTQCKRNELHPLFDEAFDFLVPPEKCRQEGACLLLTVFDYDTLGANDLEGEAFFPLCRLPGLDADEDQVNAGQVPQTRLPLTHPKPTGDEILRLLESRKGDKEAQAFVKLRKQRAKQSKETE; encoded by the exons ATGGATCTGTCCCATCGGTTCTCCAAGAGAGAG CTGGTCCTGCTCTACGAGGAGGTCCTCTACACCATCCGGCACCGCCTGGGCAAGCCTGAGCACCACCATGTTGCAGACTCGCAGGAGCTCTATGCTTATGTGCAAAAG GCTTTTGGCATGGATGAGGAGGAGCACAGAGTCATCATGCAACAGGTCAAGGAACTGGAG agTCCAGTTTTCTGCCTGAAAGCAACTGTGAAGGAAGCCAAGGGGATTTTGGGTAAAGATGTCAGTG GGTTCAGTGACCCATACTGTCTGCTGGGCATCGAGGCCAGGAGCCAGGAACTGGCCCACCCCGACCACAAGAAGCGGATGAAGGCTGTGGTCAAAGACCTCATCCCTGAAGACCAGATCCACCGCACACAAGTCATAAGCCAGACCCTCAGCCCAGTGTGGGATGAGACGTTTATCCT GGAGTTTGAAGACGTGGAGATGGCCAGCTTCCACCTGGACATGTG GGACTCGGATGTGATGGAGTCAGTGCGGCACAAGCTGGGGGAGCTGACGGACCTCCACGGCCTCAAACG GATCTTTAAAGATGCTCGAAAAGACAAAGGGCAGGATGATTTCCTGGGGAATGTGGTCCTTCGCCTGAAG GACCTGCACTGCTGGAGTGACCAGTGGTACCTGCTGGAGCCACGGACAGAGACATACCCCAACCGGGGCCAGTGTCATCTGCAGTTCCTGCTGACCCACAAGAAG AGGACCACCATTAGCAGCCGGACACAGCCAAGCTACACTGTGCATCgccacctcctgcagcagctggtgtCCTACGAGATCCTGCAGCACCAG GCTGGCAGCATCACCTGGGATGGGGAGCTGAGCAGGCACGCCAGCACCGTGCTGTACCTGCATGCCACGCAGAAGGACCTCTCTGACTTCCACCAGGTCATGGC gcaGTGGCTGGCGTATAGCAAGCTCTACCAGAGTCTCGAGTTCAACAGCAACTGCCTCCTCCACCAGATCACCAGCATTGAGTACCAGTGGGTGCAGGAGCGCCTGAGGCCAGAGCAG aaagcagagctggctgAATCCTTCCAGTCTTTGCTGACCTATGGGGTCTCCCTCATCCGGAGGTTCCGCATcatctttcccctctctgtcccgAGGTCCACAGAGAGGCTCCAGTCCCTGCTCCG GGTCCTGGTGCAGATGTGCAAGATGAAAGCTTTCCGTGAGCTGTGCACACTCAGCCCTGATCTCCCCGGGATGGTCTCCACAGCGCTCAAG TCAGGCACGATGGAGTGGTTTCACATGCAGAAGCAGCACCTCAAACCCATGGTGAAG AGCATGGAGGAGAATGGCAGAGCCTTATCCAGACTGCTTGTGGAGGTGGTAGGAGATCTTCAACAGTGCCAGAAAATttggaataaattcttcctcaA CACCTTCAAGTTGAACCTCTTCTCTATCGCCTTTCTGGAGCTGGAGAGCCTG GTTGCGGAGCACATCCAGGAGCAGCTGCATGAGATTGACAGCAGCATGTCCAAGCCCACAGCCGAGAGCCTCTTCCAGCTCTACATGAACTTGCAAGAGCTCTATCGGATGAAGGACTTCCTCCCAAAGAG GGAGGGGCCTCTGGCTCTGAGGAATTTCCACCAGTGGTTCAAGGAAGCTGTGCCCCAGTGGCTGCAGAAAGCCTATACCATCGCACTGGAGAGGACACAGAGAGCCATCCAGATGGACCAG CTGACGCCCTTTGGCGAGCACAACAAGCACAGCACCTCCACCGTCGACCTGTCCACCTGCTATGCCCAGATTGTGAAGacctggcagcagctcagctggccAGACCCCGAAGAAGCCTTTATGATCATGGTGAAGCTCGTGGAG GACATGTGCAAAATTGCCCTGATGTACTGCCGGCTCATCAAGGAGAGGGCAGAGGCGCTGTCGCTGAGCGAGCAGAACGAGGGTGAAGCAGCCAACAGG CTCTGCATCGTGGTGAACAACATCAAGCAGCTGCGGCTGCTGATCTTGAGGCTGCCATTGCAGCTGGACTGGGCGCAGCTGGAGCAGCGCACGGAGGCTGTCATTGACCCACAGCAGATCCAGCACACTCTGCACAACCAGCTCGACAGCACTGTCTCCTGCCTGGACCACGAGATCCGGGATGTAGTACAAGCCCTGGCCACCAAG GTGGGACCCAGGCATGAGGAAGCTGGTGCAGAGGGCAAAAACCCAGTGCCCCTGTGCATTTCTCCATGGCAGCTGGAAAAAGGCATTGCCAGACACATCCAGGAACTCTCATCATCCAGTGACACCCAGGAGCCTGAGGAT TCCATCATCCCGCTCATGAAGTTTCTGGAGTCAGAGCTGCAGTATCTAAATGAGCATCTGGTCCAGGAGAACTTCAACAG cctcctcGCTCTCCTCTGGCGTCACACCTTGGCGGTGCTGTCGGCGGCCGCAGGGCAGCTGGGCTCCTCCACCCAACACTACAAGAAGTTGCACTATGCCCTGAAG agcctggAGCGTTGCTTCCACGCCGACGGCTGCGGGCTGCCTCTGGAGACCCTGCACACCGCAGCCTTCCTG TCGCTGGAGACCCACCTGgccctctgctccagcactaGCCGCAAGCTCATCCAGAAATACTTCAGCAACAGGATCCAGCAGCAG CTGGACACCAACTCGGAGAAGTATGGGGCTGTGACGATCAAGGCGCTGTACCGCCCTTCGGAACAGAAACTCCACGTGGACGTGCTCAACGCTGTCAACCTCATCCCGCTGGACTCCAACG GCTCGAGTGACCCCTTCGTTCAGCTCACCCTGGAACCCCGGCATGAATTCCCCGAGGTGGTGGCTCGGACCACCCAGTGCAAGAGGAACGAGCTGCACCCCCTCTTCGACGAAGCCTTTGACTT TTTGGTGCCCCCTGAGAAGTGCCGGCAGGAGGGGGCCTGCCTGCTGCTGACTGTGTTTGACTATGACACGCTGGGAGCCAACGACCTGGAGGGCGAAGCCTTCTTCCCCCTCTGCCGCCTGCCTGGCCTTGATGCTGATGAGGACCAGGTCAATGCGGGACAGGTGCCCCAGACCCGGCTCCCCCTCacccaccccaaacccacag GAGATGAGATCCTTCGACTGCTGGAGTCTCGGAAGGGGGACAAAGAGGCTCAGGCCTTCGTTAAGCTCCGCAAGCAACGAGCCAAGCAGTCCAAGGAGACAGAGTGA
- the UNC13D gene encoding protein unc-13 homolog D isoform X6: MLPMRPPQGPSLARRALRWICPIGSPRERPTGGVGTPLQLVLLYEEVLYTIRHRLGKPEHHHVADSQELYAYVQKAFGMDEEEHRVIMQQVKELESPVFCLKATVKEAKGILGKDVSGFSDPYCLLGIEARSQELAHPDHKKRMKAVVKDLIPEDQIHRTQVISQTLSPVWDETFILEFEDVEMASFHLDMWDSDVMESVRHKLGELTDLHGLKRIFKDARKDKGQDDFLGNVVLRLKDLHCWSDQWYLLEPRTETYPNRGQCHLQFLLTHKKRTTISSRTQPSYTVHRHLLQQLVSYEILQHQAGSITWDGELSRHASTVLYLHATQKDLSDFHQVMAQWLAYSKLYQSLEFNSNCLLHQITSIEYQWVQERLRPEQKAELAESFQSLLTYGVSLIRRFRIIFPLSVPRSTERLQSLLRVLVQMCKMKAFRELCTLSPDLPGMVSTALKSGTMEWFHMQKQHLKPMVKSMEENGRALSRLLVEVVGDLQQCQKIWNKFFLNTFKLNLFSIAFLELESLVAEHIQEQLHEIDSSMSKPTAESLFQLYMNLQELYRMKDFLPKREGPLALRNFHQWFKEAVPQWLQKAYTIALERTQRAIQMDQLTPFGEHNKHSTSTVDLSTCYAQIVKTWQQLSWPDPEEAFMIMVKLVEDMCKIALMYCRLIKERAEALSLSEQNEGEAANRLCIVVNNIKQLRLLILRLPLQLDWAQLEQRTEAVIDPQQIQHTLHNQLDSTVSCLDHEIRDVVQALATKVGPRHEEAGAEGKNPVPLCISPWQLEKGIARHIQELSSSSDTQEPEDSIIPLMKFLESELQYLNEHLVQENFNSLLALLWRHTLAVLSAAAGQLGSSTQHYKKLHYALKSLERCFHADGCGLPLETLHTAAFLSLETHLALCSSTSRKLIQKYFSNRIQQQLDTNSEKYGAVTIKALYRPSEQKLHVDVLNAVNLIPLDSNGSSDPFVQLTLEPRHEFPEVVARTTQCKRNELHPLFDEAFDFLVPPEKCRQEGACLLLTVFDYDTLGANDLEGEAFFPLCRLPGLDADEDQVNAGQVPQTRLPLTHPKPTGDEILRLLESRKGDKEAQAFVKLRKQRAKQSKETE, encoded by the exons ATGGATCTGTCCCATCGGTTCTCCAAGAGAGAG ACCCACAGGAGGTGTTGGCACTCCCCTGCAGCTGGTCCTGCTCTACGAGGAGGTCCTCTACACCATCCGGCACCGCCTGGGCAAGCCTGAGCACCACCATGTTGCAGACTCGCAGGAGCTCTATGCTTATGTGCAAAAG GCTTTTGGCATGGATGAGGAGGAGCACAGAGTCATCATGCAACAGGTCAAGGAACTGGAG agTCCAGTTTTCTGCCTGAAAGCAACTGTGAAGGAAGCCAAGGGGATTTTGGGTAAAGATGTCAGTG GGTTCAGTGACCCATACTGTCTGCTGGGCATCGAGGCCAGGAGCCAGGAACTGGCCCACCCCGACCACAAGAAGCGGATGAAGGCTGTGGTCAAAGACCTCATCCCTGAAGACCAGATCCACCGCACACAAGTCATAAGCCAGACCCTCAGCCCAGTGTGGGATGAGACGTTTATCCT GGAGTTTGAAGACGTGGAGATGGCCAGCTTCCACCTGGACATGTG GGACTCGGATGTGATGGAGTCAGTGCGGCACAAGCTGGGGGAGCTGACGGACCTCCACGGCCTCAAACG GATCTTTAAAGATGCTCGAAAAGACAAAGGGCAGGATGATTTCCTGGGGAATGTGGTCCTTCGCCTGAAG GACCTGCACTGCTGGAGTGACCAGTGGTACCTGCTGGAGCCACGGACAGAGACATACCCCAACCGGGGCCAGTGTCATCTGCAGTTCCTGCTGACCCACAAGAAG AGGACCACCATTAGCAGCCGGACACAGCCAAGCTACACTGTGCATCgccacctcctgcagcagctggtgtCCTACGAGATCCTGCAGCACCAG GCTGGCAGCATCACCTGGGATGGGGAGCTGAGCAGGCACGCCAGCACCGTGCTGTACCTGCATGCCACGCAGAAGGACCTCTCTGACTTCCACCAGGTCATGGC gcaGTGGCTGGCGTATAGCAAGCTCTACCAGAGTCTCGAGTTCAACAGCAACTGCCTCCTCCACCAGATCACCAGCATTGAGTACCAGTGGGTGCAGGAGCGCCTGAGGCCAGAGCAG aaagcagagctggctgAATCCTTCCAGTCTTTGCTGACCTATGGGGTCTCCCTCATCCGGAGGTTCCGCATcatctttcccctctctgtcccgAGGTCCACAGAGAGGCTCCAGTCCCTGCTCCG GGTCCTGGTGCAGATGTGCAAGATGAAAGCTTTCCGTGAGCTGTGCACACTCAGCCCTGATCTCCCCGGGATGGTCTCCACAGCGCTCAAG TCAGGCACGATGGAGTGGTTTCACATGCAGAAGCAGCACCTCAAACCCATGGTGAAG AGCATGGAGGAGAATGGCAGAGCCTTATCCAGACTGCTTGTGGAGGTGGTAGGAGATCTTCAACAGTGCCAGAAAATttggaataaattcttcctcaA CACCTTCAAGTTGAACCTCTTCTCTATCGCCTTTCTGGAGCTGGAGAGCCTG GTTGCGGAGCACATCCAGGAGCAGCTGCATGAGATTGACAGCAGCATGTCCAAGCCCACAGCCGAGAGCCTCTTCCAGCTCTACATGAACTTGCAAGAGCTCTATCGGATGAAGGACTTCCTCCCAAAGAG GGAGGGGCCTCTGGCTCTGAGGAATTTCCACCAGTGGTTCAAGGAAGCTGTGCCCCAGTGGCTGCAGAAAGCCTATACCATCGCACTGGAGAGGACACAGAGAGCCATCCAGATGGACCAG CTGACGCCCTTTGGCGAGCACAACAAGCACAGCACCTCCACCGTCGACCTGTCCACCTGCTATGCCCAGATTGTGAAGacctggcagcagctcagctggccAGACCCCGAAGAAGCCTTTATGATCATGGTGAAGCTCGTGGAG GACATGTGCAAAATTGCCCTGATGTACTGCCGGCTCATCAAGGAGAGGGCAGAGGCGCTGTCGCTGAGCGAGCAGAACGAGGGTGAAGCAGCCAACAGG CTCTGCATCGTGGTGAACAACATCAAGCAGCTGCGGCTGCTGATCTTGAGGCTGCCATTGCAGCTGGACTGGGCGCAGCTGGAGCAGCGCACGGAGGCTGTCATTGACCCACAGCAGATCCAGCACACTCTGCACAACCAGCTCGACAGCACTGTCTCCTGCCTGGACCACGAGATCCGGGATGTAGTACAAGCCCTGGCCACCAAG GTGGGACCCAGGCATGAGGAAGCTGGTGCAGAGGGCAAAAACCCAGTGCCCCTGTGCATTTCTCCATGGCAGCTGGAAAAAGGCATTGCCAGACACATCCAGGAACTCTCATCATCCAGTGACACCCAGGAGCCTGAGGAT TCCATCATCCCGCTCATGAAGTTTCTGGAGTCAGAGCTGCAGTATCTAAATGAGCATCTGGTCCAGGAGAACTTCAACAG cctcctcGCTCTCCTCTGGCGTCACACCTTGGCGGTGCTGTCGGCGGCCGCAGGGCAGCTGGGCTCCTCCACCCAACACTACAAGAAGTTGCACTATGCCCTGAAG agcctggAGCGTTGCTTCCACGCCGACGGCTGCGGGCTGCCTCTGGAGACCCTGCACACCGCAGCCTTCCTG TCGCTGGAGACCCACCTGgccctctgctccagcactaGCCGCAAGCTCATCCAGAAATACTTCAGCAACAGGATCCAGCAGCAG CTGGACACCAACTCGGAGAAGTATGGGGCTGTGACGATCAAGGCGCTGTACCGCCCTTCGGAACAGAAACTCCACGTGGACGTGCTCAACGCTGTCAACCTCATCCCGCTGGACTCCAACG GCTCGAGTGACCCCTTCGTTCAGCTCACCCTGGAACCCCGGCATGAATTCCCCGAGGTGGTGGCTCGGACCACCCAGTGCAAGAGGAACGAGCTGCACCCCCTCTTCGACGAAGCCTTTGACTT TTTGGTGCCCCCTGAGAAGTGCCGGCAGGAGGGGGCCTGCCTGCTGCTGACTGTGTTTGACTATGACACGCTGGGAGCCAACGACCTGGAGGGCGAAGCCTTCTTCCCCCTCTGCCGCCTGCCTGGCCTTGATGCTGATGAGGACCAGGTCAATGCGGGACAGGTGCCCCAGACCCGGCTCCCCCTCacccaccccaaacccacag GAGATGAGATCCTTCGACTGCTGGAGTCTCGGAAGGGGGACAAAGAGGCTCAGGCCTTCGTTAAGCTCCGCAAGCAACGAGCCAAGCAGTCCAAGGAGACAGAGTGA
- the UNC13D gene encoding protein unc-13 homolog D isoform X5: MLGHAGQRSSFLTRVPFAATLGVTHPSALPHESAQGAAITRLNWKPVFQHPPCSRTVALPPREATAGCEEARITPPACQLPHIFYCLWILESKMDLSHRFSKRELVLLYEEVLYTIRHRLGKPEHHHVADSQELYAYVQKAFGMDEEEHRVIMQQVKELESPVFCLKATVKEAKGILGKDVSGFSDPYCLLGIEARSQELAHPDHKKRMKAVVKDLIPEDQIHRTQVISQTLSPVWDETFILEFEDVEMASFHLDMWDSDVMESVRHKLGELTDLHGLKRIFKDARKDKGQDDFLGNVVLRLKDLHCWSDQWYLLEPRTETYPNRGQCHLQFLLTHKKRTTISSRTQPSYTVHRHLLQQLVSYEILQHQAGSITWDGELSRHASTVLYLHATQKDLSDFHQVMAQWLAYSKLYQSLEFNSNCLLHQITSIEYQWVQERLRPEQKAELAESFQSLLTYGVSLIRRFRIIFPLSVPRSTERLQSLLRVLVQMCKMKAFRELCTLSPDLPGMVSTALKSGTMEWFHMQKQHLKPMVKSMEENGRALSRLLVEVVGDLQQCQKIWNKFFLNTFKLNLFSIAFLELESLVAEHIQEQLHEIDSSMSKPTAESLFQLYMNLQELYRMKDFLPKREGPLALRNFHQWFKEAVPQWLQKAYTIALERTQRAIQMDQLTPFGEHNKHSTSTVDLSTCYAQIVKTWQQLSWPDPEEAFMIMVKLVEDMCKIALMYCRLIKERAEALSLSEQNEGEAANRLCIVVNNIKQLRLLILRLPLQLDWAQLEQRTEAVIDPQQIQHTLHNQLDSTVSCLDHEIRDVVQALATKVGPRHEEAGAEGKNPVPLCISPWQLEKGIARHIQELSSSSDTQEPEDSIIPLMKFLESELQYLNEHLVQENFNSLLALLWRHTLAVLSAAAGQLGSSTQHYKKLHYALKSLERCFHADGCGLPLETLHTAAFLSLETHLALCSSTSRKLIQKYFSNRIQQQLDTNSEKYGAVTIKALYRPSEQKLHVDVLNAVNLIPLDSNATRGPSMCGQDRGCSCTLPGPRALRMAARECPGTPRCPATTSGLHSMEAGGGLMFAPHQARVTPSFSSPWNPGMNSPRWWLGPPSARGTSCTPSSTKPLTFWCPLRSAGRRGPACC; this comes from the exons ATGGATCTGTCCCATCGGTTCTCCAAGAGAGAG CTGGTCCTGCTCTACGAGGAGGTCCTCTACACCATCCGGCACCGCCTGGGCAAGCCTGAGCACCACCATGTTGCAGACTCGCAGGAGCTCTATGCTTATGTGCAAAAG GCTTTTGGCATGGATGAGGAGGAGCACAGAGTCATCATGCAACAGGTCAAGGAACTGGAG agTCCAGTTTTCTGCCTGAAAGCAACTGTGAAGGAAGCCAAGGGGATTTTGGGTAAAGATGTCAGTG GGTTCAGTGACCCATACTGTCTGCTGGGCATCGAGGCCAGGAGCCAGGAACTGGCCCACCCCGACCACAAGAAGCGGATGAAGGCTGTGGTCAAAGACCTCATCCCTGAAGACCAGATCCACCGCACACAAGTCATAAGCCAGACCCTCAGCCCAGTGTGGGATGAGACGTTTATCCT GGAGTTTGAAGACGTGGAGATGGCCAGCTTCCACCTGGACATGTG GGACTCGGATGTGATGGAGTCAGTGCGGCACAAGCTGGGGGAGCTGACGGACCTCCACGGCCTCAAACG GATCTTTAAAGATGCTCGAAAAGACAAAGGGCAGGATGATTTCCTGGGGAATGTGGTCCTTCGCCTGAAG GACCTGCACTGCTGGAGTGACCAGTGGTACCTGCTGGAGCCACGGACAGAGACATACCCCAACCGGGGCCAGTGTCATCTGCAGTTCCTGCTGACCCACAAGAAG AGGACCACCATTAGCAGCCGGACACAGCCAAGCTACACTGTGCATCgccacctcctgcagcagctggtgtCCTACGAGATCCTGCAGCACCAG GCTGGCAGCATCACCTGGGATGGGGAGCTGAGCAGGCACGCCAGCACCGTGCTGTACCTGCATGCCACGCAGAAGGACCTCTCTGACTTCCACCAGGTCATGGC gcaGTGGCTGGCGTATAGCAAGCTCTACCAGAGTCTCGAGTTCAACAGCAACTGCCTCCTCCACCAGATCACCAGCATTGAGTACCAGTGGGTGCAGGAGCGCCTGAGGCCAGAGCAG aaagcagagctggctgAATCCTTCCAGTCTTTGCTGACCTATGGGGTCTCCCTCATCCGGAGGTTCCGCATcatctttcccctctctgtcccgAGGTCCACAGAGAGGCTCCAGTCCCTGCTCCG GGTCCTGGTGCAGATGTGCAAGATGAAAGCTTTCCGTGAGCTGTGCACACTCAGCCCTGATCTCCCCGGGATGGTCTCCACAGCGCTCAAG TCAGGCACGATGGAGTGGTTTCACATGCAGAAGCAGCACCTCAAACCCATGGTGAAG AGCATGGAGGAGAATGGCAGAGCCTTATCCAGACTGCTTGTGGAGGTGGTAGGAGATCTTCAACAGTGCCAGAAAATttggaataaattcttcctcaA CACCTTCAAGTTGAACCTCTTCTCTATCGCCTTTCTGGAGCTGGAGAGCCTG GTTGCGGAGCACATCCAGGAGCAGCTGCATGAGATTGACAGCAGCATGTCCAAGCCCACAGCCGAGAGCCTCTTCCAGCTCTACATGAACTTGCAAGAGCTCTATCGGATGAAGGACTTCCTCCCAAAGAG GGAGGGGCCTCTGGCTCTGAGGAATTTCCACCAGTGGTTCAAGGAAGCTGTGCCCCAGTGGCTGCAGAAAGCCTATACCATCGCACTGGAGAGGACACAGAGAGCCATCCAGATGGACCAG CTGACGCCCTTTGGCGAGCACAACAAGCACAGCACCTCCACCGTCGACCTGTCCACCTGCTATGCCCAGATTGTGAAGacctggcagcagctcagctggccAGACCCCGAAGAAGCCTTTATGATCATGGTGAAGCTCGTGGAG GACATGTGCAAAATTGCCCTGATGTACTGCCGGCTCATCAAGGAGAGGGCAGAGGCGCTGTCGCTGAGCGAGCAGAACGAGGGTGAAGCAGCCAACAGG CTCTGCATCGTGGTGAACAACATCAAGCAGCTGCGGCTGCTGATCTTGAGGCTGCCATTGCAGCTGGACTGGGCGCAGCTGGAGCAGCGCACGGAGGCTGTCATTGACCCACAGCAGATCCAGCACACTCTGCACAACCAGCTCGACAGCACTGTCTCCTGCCTGGACCACGAGATCCGGGATGTAGTACAAGCCCTGGCCACCAAG GTGGGACCCAGGCATGAGGAAGCTGGTGCAGAGGGCAAAAACCCAGTGCCCCTGTGCATTTCTCCATGGCAGCTGGAAAAAGGCATTGCCAGACACATCCAGGAACTCTCATCATCCAGTGACACCCAGGAGCCTGAGGAT TCCATCATCCCGCTCATGAAGTTTCTGGAGTCAGAGCTGCAGTATCTAAATGAGCATCTGGTCCAGGAGAACTTCAACAG cctcctcGCTCTCCTCTGGCGTCACACCTTGGCGGTGCTGTCGGCGGCCGCAGGGCAGCTGGGCTCCTCCACCCAACACTACAAGAAGTTGCACTATGCCCTGAAG agcctggAGCGTTGCTTCCACGCCGACGGCTGCGGGCTGCCTCTGGAGACCCTGCACACCGCAGCCTTCCTG TCGCTGGAGACCCACCTGgccctctgctccagcactaGCCGCAAGCTCATCCAGAAATACTTCAGCAACAGGATCCAGCAGCAG CTGGACACCAACTCGGAGAAGTATGGGGCTGTGACGATCAAGGCGCTGTACCGCCCTTCGGAACAGAAACTCCACGTGGACGTGCTCAACGCTGTCAACCTCATCCCGCTGGACTCCAACG CCACCCGTGGCCCATCCATGTGTGGGCAGGATCGGGGGTGCTCCTGCACCCTCCCAGGACCGCGGGCTTTGCGGATGGCAGCGAGGGAGTGCCCAGGCACCCCCAGGTGTCCAGCCACCACGTCTGGGCTCCACAGCATGGAGGCAGGAGGGGGGCTGATGTTTGCACCCCACCAGGCTCGAGTGACCCCTTCGTTCAGCTCACCCTGGAACCCCGGCATGAATTCCCCGAGGTGGTGGCTCGGACCACCCAGTGCAAGAGGAACGAGCTGCACCCCCTCTTCGACGAAGCCTTTGACTT TTTGGTGCCCCCTGAGAAGTGCCGGCAGGAGGGGGCCTGCCTGCTGCTGA